The region AAAGTCCCAAAGCCCGCAGCGTCCTCTGCGCCCAGTCCTGGGGCAGCTCGTGCTGCATACGGTTCATCCATTCACTCTGCGTTTGACCTCGATGGCATGCCCCTTtctgggctgggtgctggctCGTGCTAAAATGCAAAGGTCACAATCCCTGCTCTGAAGGAACTCCAGGTCCCTGGCAGTcagagggcaggtggcaggggcaCCTGTGGGTTGGCCGTCCTGTCCTGGCCGCTCACTGGGTTTCCAGCAGGCACCACCCATAGTGCTGCTCTGCAGGGCAGGGAGTGTGACGGAGGCTTTGTGCCTTTTAATGTTCACGACAGGAATGGGCTTAATGAGTACTCATGTATGTAAGCATTTTTTATTGTAGAATAAATTGGTCTTCCTTGGCCTTAGTGTAGTGAGCTGTGTCAAGCTCTAGTGGAAGCCCGCTGGATCCCTGCGGGTAAACAGGTCGGGCTTGCCGCTAGTTGTGGCAAGGGGGACGCATGCCACGGAGCCACCAGGTTCACAGGAAAGGCTGGGAAGGATGTCCTGTGGGACTTTGCTGACTCGGGGGAATTGGGGCAGGTTTAATGAAGCAGTGCTTTCCTGGGGATTAGATGCTGTCAAGAAGTGGGGTCCTTCTGTGATGAGTATCTTAACACATCTTCCTTGGAAGGAGGAAGGATCAGGGGCCAGCTAAAGCTGTCCATTATGAAGAGATGAGGCAGGACAGGGCGCACACGGCAGGTCTTTATGGCTTAGACAATGCCCACGTTTCGTCTGTGTTCAGACATTATCATGGAGGGGTCTTTTTCTGTGGACCCATCCCAGTCACAGAGGGGCCTTATGCTGGTCTTGTGTGAAACTGTGTATGTTCTCAACAAGAAAACATGAGGGCTTGTATCTGAGAGTGCTAGGCTGGCTCCTACCACACCAGGGCCTAGCTGATAGGACCACGGGCCTTGTCTGACGCCGGTCTTAGGGCAAACTGTGTCTTTGCTGAACAGGAGAACACCAGGGCCTGTATCTGAGAGTGCCAGGCTGACTCCTACCACACCAGGAGGTGTAGGACTGGCTGATAGCACCGGGCCAGCTCCCGGACGGTGGGGGCTGCTTCTTTCTGCACCTGAATTATCTCTGTGGCTGACCTCACAACTGCTGTGGCTCCACTGGGCTTTGTGGGTACCTTCCACACACTCATCCGCCCAGTCAGATCATAAGctgccccttctccttcctggaTTGGACATGGCGGACGGCAGGTGGACTCCTGCCCACCTCACCTGGGCCCACCCTGACCATAGGCTGCCCCAGGCCGAGCCCCCTTGCAGCTGCTCCGAGGTCTTCTCTTGACAGCTCCTTCTGCTTTCTTCACCTGTCTGCACCCACCCCTTCTCCTGGACGTTCTGTTGCTGGACTCCTCTTCCTGAACACAAACAAGCTGTGGCTCCTGCCAGGGTCCCCCTCACCTGCAGGACAGGCCCAAGCCCTCAAGGCCTGGCCTTCTATCTTGCAGCAGGGCCTCTGCTCTGCACCCCTagcttccccaccccagccctggccctggccaaCACCTCCAGACCCCAGTTGTCCGCCCCGGGAACCTCCCCCAGGGATTCGCTCAGCCTAGAATTTGTTCTCCTCAAGCTCCTGGAGGAGATGCTGTCCTAGCACGTTGCACGTGCCTTTTATTCTggagctcctcctcctgcctccactggGACTCTAGCCTCACGAACGCTCCGTGCTTCCTCCTCGGTGTGCAAGCCCCAGGGGTCTTCTCTGTGAGCTGACACTGACCAGGTGCCCCCATGCCTGAGTGCTTGCGGGCAGGGCGCCCTGGGTGAGGAACCGCACCTGCtcgagaggtgggggaggggagctgcacTGCCTGCCCGGTGCTCAGCATGTGAACGAAGCAGAGACTAAGGGTAGCGGTGCCAGGCCTAGCAGGCAAATGCCGCAAAGGGGAGGTGGACTCTAGGGAGGGCCCAGGCAGCCGGGAAGGCATTGCGCATCCCCTGGGGCAGTGGGGTGTGCCTCTGGCTCCAGCTGAGCAAGGTCAGGCCTTGGGttgaggggccaggggccagcccaAGGCCAGCTGGAGCAGCCATCAGGGATGTGGACTTCATTCCGCCAGCAACCATCCAAGGGCCTTAAGCAGGCAGGTGGTGTGGTTAGTGGGTTGGAAGTGCACCTGGCAGTGGGCAGAGGGTGGTGGAGGTGAGCTGACAGGTGAGCACAAGGAGGCCTcaggaggcaggggaaggtgggCAGTGAGAGCTGGTGGGGCAGTATGaatgaggggagagaggacagatCCGTTTTTGGCCTGGGCCCAGGTTGGACACTACTGACGGAGAATACACAGGAGCAGCAGGTGCCGGGGAGGGACTTGGCTGTGGTGCCCATGGGCACGGGGGGTGCTGACTCACACGCCGGCTGTGGGTCCCTTCACAGATGCTGGGCTGCTAGCACCAGCTAAAGGAGTGGGTTGATGGGCTGGCGGGGAGGAGATGGGGTCCTGGGAGGGGGTTCTCAAGCCAAGCTAGCCACAGTGAGGAGTGTCCTCTGGGGCCAGGAGCTTAGAGGAGCTCAGGGCAGGGAGGTGCTCAGACTGCAGTGGAAGGGCTCTTTGCAGGGAGGCTGTGGATGTTACAGCTGGCTGGTTGAGTGAACATCTGAGAGCAAAGGTGGGTGGGTGAGGGCTCCAGAGCTGAGGCAGCAGAAGTCACAGGGGAGGACATGCAGAAcaagctgaggctcagggccaTGGAAGGCTGGGGCCTGACTAGGCCAGAAGATGGTGCTGGAAGCAGGCCAGGCCCCAACTGGCCAAGCCCTCAGAGCCTCTGTCCAGCTCTTCACCGAGGGCTCCAGTCTGCAAGTTTCCCTGCTGGGGTTGTGGTGAGGAGGTGCAGAGGGCCATTGTCCACATCAGGCCTGGGCCACGTGTCAGGTGCCGGCTGATGGGCTCCCTGGGGACCTTGCAGAGCCAGAGCAGCAGGACAGACCTGCCCTGGGGTGGTCAGTGACCTATACTGCTGCCTCTCAGGCCCGGGGCTGGAAGATGAAGGTCTCACAGGACCCTCCATCATGCTGTGCAGTTCCCAGGTGTGAGTGGCAGACATCATGTGACCCAGCCACCATGCTTAACCTCTGGGAGCCGCAGGGTCCCCAGCCATCAGCTGGGGATCCCAGCACTCGCTTCACAACATGGCTGGGAAGACTGTAAGAAGGGAGGTGGAAGTACAGCTGGAGAAATGTTAGCTCCTGTCGCCGACCTCCAGCCTGAGCCCCCGTCCCATCAACACCTGGTCCTACTGTCTTCATCACACTGTGAGGCTGAGACCCCTGCCCCCTCATGGAGGAAGTGGCAGTGACAAGGGAGTGATGAAGGGAACGGAGAGCACTGAAGGTCCCATTTATTGGAATTTTAAAGACAGCAGAACGAGAGGAAGGCGTCCTCCTCCCCTGAAATGTTCCCAtcctctctgccctcagggcTCAGCACAGGGATGAGACCCTCACCCTCAGGTCCCCCAGAGGACAGCGCTCcagcgtgggggtggggaggggaaagggatgcTCTATGccaggcaggagagctgggacAGGAGGGGAGACGTGCACCCTCACCTCTTGGCTCAATCCCTCTCCCCTGGGACCTGATGTTGcccccccaggccctggggtgggctGGCAGATGGGGCTCATGCAACAGTAAGTGGGCAGGAGGTGGCACGGAGGCCCAGCCCCGCTACCCTTTGGCGGGGTGGGAGGGCTAGGAGGGGCCATGCTGGCCACAGCGGGTCTGAACAGAGGCGTCTGCAGTATACACACAGGAGGGTTGGAGAAGGGTTCCCTCTGTCCCAGGCTGTGCACGGGTATCAGAGAGGGGAGGTACCGAGGAACGGCCACATCAGGGGCAGGGTCCAGGCCAAGCACGCCACCCGAGTGGGGCCCCACGTGAGCCAGGGGCTCAGGCTACTCCTTGGCGCGGCCAATGATAGTGAGGATGTACAGGAAAATGTTGATGATGTCCGTATACAGGTTCAATGCGGCGAACACATACTCCTCCGGGCTCAGGGACAGCTGCTTGTTCCCCAGCAGCAGCTGGGTGTCCACTGCCAGGAACTGCGGATGACAGCACGGGGTGCTGAAGGACAAGCCCACCTGCCCAGCATCCTGCCCCGGGTGGCCCACCCCGTCACTCACGCAGGTGAAGAGCAGAGCGCCGAGCGAGGCATACACAATCTCCAGGATGCGGTTCCGGATGAAGATGCACAGGATGGCAAAGATGATCAGCACCACCATGCTCACCAGGAGCACGCCCATGCAAGAGGTGAAGTCGTAGCGCGTctgagggcacagggagggacaggagaCCCTGGGTGCCACACCCCCGGAGGCCTCTGGGCCCCCAGGGctggcagccctgccctggggggtCCCTCACCTGCATGGAGAAGATGACCACTGTGAAGCAGACGGTCGTGGTGATGCCTACGGCCATGATGACCGCCTCGGTGTCGTAGAAGCTGGCAATCATGCCCACCATGTAGGACAGACTGACGGTCAGGATGGACTGTGGGCAGACGTAGCCTTGAGTGTGGGGAGCCgctgccccactcccacccctaggCCCTCTGTGGCTCCAAAGAGGGAGAGTGTGTGGTGGGAAGGCTGGGCCCCAGGGGCTAAGGGCTCAGGTCTTGGGTTACCAGTGCAACGAGATTCCAGGGGTGCTTTCGCCGGAAGTCCCCACAGCAGCTAAGGACAATGAGGGAGATGAAGAAGACGGCATAGGAGACATAGTAGGTCCAGACATTCTCCCGGACAAAGCCCTTCACCTTCCCGACGAAGGTGAACACAGCTACGGTGGACAGAGTCACGGACAGCTGCAGGGTCAGCACCAGGAacacctggggagggaggcagctcaGAGCCCTGGCCAACGCAGCCTGCCtgggccctccccagccccgcagcCCACCTTCCGGATGAAGGCCTGGCGGATGCTCTTGTCATCCCAGTTGGTGGCAGGGAAGTCCTGGTTGTCATAGTAGGATGGGGGCCCCTCCTCGTGGTAGGTCCCATGCTGAGGTGCTGAGGAGCAGGATGGGCTGGGTCAGTGCCACTCACTGGAGCCGGGAGCCCCTGCCCTCGCCCTACCCCTGCCCCACTACTCACAGCCAAGGTCCTGTGCCGGGAAGGCCTGTGGTTGTCCATAGGGGTTGGGGGGAAAGGGGCTCTGCGGATATGGCCCCTGAGGGTAGCCCCCTTGGGGGTAGGGGCCCTGAGGGTAGCCCCCTGGGGGATAGGGGTCCTGAGGGTAGCCCCCTTGGGGATaggagctggggccctggggatACCCTGGCTGGCCATAGGGGGAAGGCTGGAATGGGGGCTGTGGGTAAGGGGCCCCAGGATAGGGAGGCATGGAGGGCTGGGGCCCCACAGGATAtccagggttggggggagggtagctGTCCGCAGACACTAAGAAACTCTTTTCATGGGACATGGCCTCAGATTCTGCGGTCTTCCcctagaggagagagagagaacagttaGCCCTGCGGTGACATGAACAAGCCGGGCACCCCACCTGCTGCAGAGAaccaggatggaaggagaggGATTCATGACCTTCGCCACAGGGCCATGGGGAGCCCAGgaagaggggccaggagaggcGGGTGGGGACCGGGTGGCTGGGCGTGAGGGTTCAGAAGGGGGTCTCCAGGCCGACCCCAAAGATGGAGGAAGGTGATGGACTAGGGGATGACTTTATCAGCCTCGGGATTTTTGGCTTCAGCTCTTTCTCACAAGCAACCGGAGGGGCTTTCTCACAGCTGTTGACCTCTCCTGGGTCAGAGCTGCGCCCGGGTCTGGGCTGGTCTGGGCTGGGGGCGCGGTCGGGGAGGTGTGGGGGTGTGCCCAGACCCTCCTCTTCCATCCCGCCCCTTAAGCAGCTTTAAGGGGCCAGAGCCGGCGGCTATTTCTATCCCAGGAAATCCCCACGCCATCTGTGACCAGCTGGAGCCCTGAGCCCTCTCCAGGAGCCGGCCCGAGCGTCCCTCGCtcccagggtgggggcagcaggcctGGATCGGCTGCCGGGGTGCCTACCAGTGGGGCACGCCAGGAACAGCAGGTTGCGGGGGTGTGTGGGGGATGGAAGCGACAAGAGGGCGTGCGGGGGAACAAAGCAGACGTAGGGGCGAGGCGGTTGGTGGCGGTGGCCACCGAACCCCCACCGAGGGCCGGGTGGGTCCTCGGGCCGTTCGAGGGGCGCTCGAGCCGCAGAACCCGGCGTCGTCGCAGCGCGCCGCCCCCGCCCTCCCGCTCCTGACCGtccggcccccacccccgccgccgcccgggcCCCCGCGGGCCGCGCGCCGGGCCCGACCCACCGGCTGACCCCCCGCGGCTCCTCTCGGCTGCGAAGGGCCCTCGCGGGGGCGGCGGCAGCCGGCCAGCTGAGCCAGGAGACAcgctgctggcctggggctggggactcACCACTCGCGGGGCGCCTCAGGACCCTGCGCACAGTGTCCGCTGCGCGGCCGCGCGGTCGACAGCCGCTGCGCCCACACCCGTGCCCgtgcccgcgcccgcgcccgcacCCGCGCCCGCACCCGCACCCGCACCCGCTCGGCGGCCAGCTCGGCTGGGCTGGCGCCTGCGGCTCGGGAGACGCAGCGGGGCCTTGTgacggggcggggcctggggcggggctggcggCGCAGGGGCGGGTCCGCGCGCTGGACTCCGCAGAGAACGCGAGGCTGCTCCCGGACCGACTGTGCCTGATCTGGATTCCCTGCTGGCTTCTTTCCGACACACAGGCCCGAGCCCCGCGGTCCACACTTGGGCCCTGAGGGCTGTGGACCCCTGGAGGCTGATACCTAGCCTTGCCAGTTTGCTTAAGTGATTTGCTGAGTCTGATGAGCACCCTCCATCCTTCCTTGGCCTTAAAATCTTACTTTCCCTTTCAAACAAGTCTATCTCAAATCAAGAGACCTAACTGCTTAATTGCTGCACCCTCTCTATCAAACTAGTCCGAGCCCCTATTAGACCAATTCTCACTTGTTTTCATGACAGATCCACAAGATACAAGGGTGGCATTTCTAGCCCTGTTTCACTGCTAAGGGGCTGAGGCTTAGAGATGGCCCAGGAAAGTTAACTTTCCTCAGCTTCATGGGTCTTGAGGAAGTGCTAGCTGCCACAGCCAGGGACACCCCTACTGGGCTGTCTCCTGGAGCCCCTGCAGGAGTGTCTCCCCACCTGGGGCCTAGGGACCCTACTGGGAGGGTCTGCTGTGCCAGACAAGTGAGCATCAGGGATGCAGGGGGATGCAGCCAGACAGTGCTGGGGCCCTGTCAGTCCAGCCTGGCAGGACATCCAGAGGACCTTGGCTTTGCCACGGCCGGggctccagcagctgctgctgccacttACAAGGCTCACTCTGCCCTCTTCTGGGGATGGACAGTAGGAGTGGGCAGGAGTGGCAGAGAGAGATCGGTTAAGAAGTTAGCGTCATGATTCAAGCGAGAGATGATGAaggcttggaccagggtgggaGCAGCCAAGGTGCTGGGTGTGCAGCTTGGGGTCAGGCTAGAGAGCTGCTCCGTCCCCTGGAGGAGCAGCAAGGGTGGAGGCCGGGTTTCAGTGGCTGAGCGGtaagtgggaggtgggagagcaggAATGGGCACAACTCTGAAAGGCTGGATGCCACTGGAGGAGGAGCAAAGGGGGGATTAAGTGGCAGAGGGAGTGTGGGTTCTAAAGGTGCACCTGAGCGTGAGGGTCAGGACTGCCACAGGCCCTGTCTGCACCTCCATGTCCCCTTCTGCGATGAGGGGATTTGCTGCAGCAGGGCGTgtcagcacagtgcctgcaccTTCTGGGGTTGGCCTTGGTGACAACTTTGACAACAACGACGACAACGCAGGATGGGACGGCTGGGCAGGTGCATGAATCAGAGAGAGAGCCACCGGGAAGGGAGtgcaggaggtggaggaaggctgTGCTGTGATGTTGAGAGAGCGAGGAAGCTGCTTGCCCTCCGTGCTCATGAGGTGGGAGTGGGTCACTTGCTAGCTGTTTAAGGGTGAGCACGGTTGCAGTTGTGAAGGTTGCTGGGGAGAGTGGAGAGCCTGCCCCAGCCGGGCTAGGCCTGGAGAGTCGAGGGGTCATGCTGCccgcagtggtggtggtgggggggtggtaaCAAAGAGGCTAGAGATCCTTGAAGTGGGGGCAGCGACTCGAGTCCCCTGCTGGATTTAGCAGGGACTGTGGTTGGACGTTTTGCGGTTCACAGGGGAGGGCCAGTAGGAGTGGAGAACTGCCAGGAGCCACTTTACCCACTCTACCAGCcggtgggctggggtgggacaGATGGTATTGGTGGGTTGGGCTGCGGGCTGAGgaactggggggtggggctggaaagtTCTAGAGGAGGGGCCTGAGAATGAAAGTACCAGAGAGGC is a window of Camelus ferus isolate YT-003-E chromosome 25, BCGSAC_Cfer_1.0, whole genome shotgun sequence DNA encoding:
- the GRINA gene encoding protein lifeguard 1, which encodes MSHEKSFLVSADSYPPPNPGYPVGPQPSMPPYPGAPYPQPPFQPSPYGQPGYPQGPSSYPQGGYPQDPYPPGGYPQGPYPQGGYPQGPYPQSPFPPNPYGQPQAFPAQDLGSPQHGTYHEEGPPSYYDNQDFPATNWDDKSIRQAFIRKVFLVLTLQLSVTLSTVAVFTFVGKVKGFVRENVWTYYVSYAVFFISLIVLSCCGDFRRKHPWNLVALSILTVSLSYMVGMIASFYDTEAVIMAVGITTTVCFTVVIFSMQTRYDFTSCMGVLLVSMVVLIIFAILCIFIRNRILEIVYASLGALLFTCFLAVDTQLLLGNKQLSLSPEEYVFAALNLYTDIINIFLYILTIIGRAKE